A window from Verrucomicrobiota bacterium encodes these proteins:
- the ureA gene encoding urease subunit gamma: MHLSPREIEKLMLHNAGFLAQKRLARGLRLNHPEAVALIAAVLLEFIREGKRVAELMNLGRQLLGRNQVMSGVPEMIHEVQVEGTFPDGTKLVTVHHPIASEHGNLALALHGSFLPVPDMSRFKDELPLNEPTPSPLPGGEAEAGATIVAPLLGGAGSGWVRREEVFAVPGACAPLEGEIELNAGRATVELPVTNLGDRPIQVGSHYHFIETNAFLEFDRAKAYGKRLDIPAGTAVRFEPGETKTVKLVDIAGEKIIRGGNNLASGQISEAGRKAALARAKQKGFATTKS, translated from the coding sequence ATGCACTTATCCCCCCGCGAAATCGAAAAGTTGATGTTGCACAACGCCGGTTTTCTCGCACAGAAACGCCTCGCCCGCGGTCTGCGCCTGAACCATCCGGAAGCCGTTGCGCTGATCGCCGCCGTCTTGCTCGAATTCATCCGCGAAGGCAAACGCGTCGCCGAACTCATGAACCTGGGCCGGCAGTTGCTTGGCCGCAACCAGGTTATGTCCGGTGTGCCGGAAATGATTCACGAGGTGCAGGTGGAAGGCACGTTCCCGGACGGCACCAAACTCGTCACCGTGCATCACCCCATCGCAAGCGAACATGGCAATCTAGCGCTGGCCCTGCACGGCAGTTTTCTGCCTGTGCCGGATATGTCCAGATTCAAGGACGAACTTCCGCTTAACGAACCCACCCCGTCACCCCTCCCAGGAGGGGAAGCTGAAGCAGGCGCGACAATCGTGGCTCCCCTCCTGGGAGGGGCTGGGAGTGGGTGGGTTCGTAGGGAGGAAGTATTCGCCGTCCCCGGCGCTTGCGCTCCACTCGAAGGGGAAATCGAACTCAACGCCGGCCGCGCGACGGTCGAGTTGCCCGTGACAAATCTTGGCGATCGTCCCATTCAGGTCGGCAGCCATTACCATTTCATTGAGACGAACGCCTTTCTGGAGTTCGATCGCGCCAAAGCCTACGGCAAACGCCTCGATATCCCTGCCGGCACGGCCGTCCGATTCGAGCCCGGCGAAACCAAAACGGTGAAGCTCGTGGACATCGCCGGCGAAAAAATCATCCGCGGCGGAAACAATCTTGCCAGTGGCCAGATCTCAGAGGCAGGTCGAAAGGCCGCATTGGCACGGGCAAAACAGAAGGGATTCGCCACGACGAAATCATGA
- the ureC gene encoding urease subunit alpha, with product MPHKMKRRHYAEMFGPTTGDKVRLGDTSLVLEIEKDHTTYGDECKFGGGKVIREGMGQAAGVGDQDALDCVITNALVVDHTAIYKADIGIKNGLISGIGKAGNPDVMSGVTPGMIVGVTTEVIAGEGLILTAGGLDAHIHFICPQQAHEAIAAGLTTMVGGGTGPAVGTCATTCTPGSFNLRMMLQAVDDLPLNFGFTGKGNTALPAGLPEQIEAGAIGLKLHEDWGTTPAAIDCCLGVADEHDVQVTIHTDTLNESTFVEGTIAAFKGRTIHTYHSEGAGGGHAPDIIRICGEPNVLPSSTNPTRPYTVNTIDEHLDMLMVCHHLDPNLPEDVAFAESRIRGETIAAEDILHDLGAISMMSSDSQAMGRIGEVITRTWQTADKMKRQRGRLPGERGENDNLRVKRYLSKYTINPAIAHGMSHLIGSIEVGKLADLVLWKPAFFGAKPEMVIKGGVIAWSQMGDPNASIPTPQPVFMRPMFGSFGRASGPCSIAFVSQSCLSKGTARSYGLTKRIEAVKGCRKIGKKDLKWNNATPEIAVDPETYEVRADGELLACEPANVLALAQRYFLF from the coding sequence ATGCCTCACAAAATGAAACGGCGGCATTACGCCGAAATGTTCGGCCCGACCACGGGCGACAAAGTCCGGTTGGGCGACACTTCCCTGGTTTTGGAAATTGAAAAGGACCACACCACTTATGGCGACGAATGCAAATTCGGAGGCGGCAAAGTCATTCGGGAAGGCATGGGCCAGGCCGCCGGCGTGGGTGACCAGGACGCGCTGGATTGCGTCATCACCAACGCGCTCGTCGTGGACCACACCGCCATCTACAAGGCCGACATCGGCATCAAGAACGGCTTGATTAGCGGCATCGGCAAAGCCGGCAACCCGGATGTCATGTCAGGCGTCACCCCTGGAATGATCGTCGGCGTCACTACTGAAGTCATCGCCGGCGAAGGGTTGATCCTCACCGCCGGAGGCCTGGATGCACACATTCACTTCATCTGCCCGCAGCAAGCGCATGAAGCCATCGCAGCCGGACTGACCACAATGGTCGGCGGCGGGACCGGGCCAGCCGTCGGCACGTGCGCGACGACGTGTACGCCCGGTTCGTTCAATCTCCGGATGATGCTGCAAGCCGTGGACGATTTGCCGCTCAATTTCGGGTTCACCGGCAAAGGCAACACCGCCTTGCCCGCCGGTCTCCCCGAACAAATCGAAGCCGGCGCCATCGGTCTGAAGTTGCACGAAGATTGGGGCACGACGCCGGCGGCAATCGATTGTTGCCTGGGCGTCGCGGACGAACACGACGTCCAGGTGACCATCCACACGGACACCTTGAACGAATCCACATTTGTCGAAGGCACGATTGCCGCCTTCAAGGGGCGCACCATCCATACGTATCATTCGGAGGGCGCAGGCGGCGGGCACGCGCCGGACATCATCCGCATCTGCGGCGAACCGAACGTGCTGCCCAGCTCCACCAACCCGACGCGCCCGTACACGGTGAACACTATCGACGAACATCTCGACATGCTGATGGTCTGTCATCACCTCGATCCGAACTTGCCCGAAGACGTCGCGTTCGCCGAGAGCCGCATCCGCGGCGAAACCATCGCTGCCGAGGACATCCTGCACGACCTGGGCGCGATCAGCATGATGAGCAGCGACAGCCAGGCCATGGGCCGAATCGGCGAGGTGATTACTCGCACCTGGCAGACGGCGGACAAGATGAAGCGTCAGCGCGGACGCTTGCCCGGCGAACGAGGCGAAAACGACAATCTCCGGGTCAAACGGTATCTCTCGAAATACACCATCAATCCGGCCATCGCCCACGGCATGAGCCACCTCATCGGCTCAATCGAAGTGGGTAAGTTGGCTGATCTGGTGTTGTGGAAGCCCGCGTTCTTCGGGGCCAAACCGGAGATGGTCATCAAGGGCGGCGTCATTGCCTGGTCGCAAATGGGCGATCCCAATGCGTCGATTCCGACGCCGCAGCCTGTTTTCATGCGCCCGATGTTCGGGAGCTTCGGCCGAGCCTCGGGGCCGTGTTCCATCGCTTTCGTCAGCCAGTCTTGCCTGAGCAAAGGAACCGCCCGAAGCTATGGCCTGACGAAGCGCATCGAAGCCGTCAAAGGCTGCCGCAAGATCGGCAAGAAAGATCTGAAATGGAACAACGCCACGCCGGAAATCGCCGTGGATCCGGAAACCTACGAAGTCCGCGCGGACGGCGAGCTGCTCGCGTGCGAACCGGCCAACGTGTTAGCGCTCGCGCAGAGGTATTTCCTCTTCTGA